AGGTGgatgggcagggggctgctgagACAGCTGTCTGGTGGCTTCTGCCCTGCAACTAATCTGCAGTCTTTCCCCACTAGCTGAAACTATTTAAGAGCTCTtgtcctggctgctgcaggcattGCTATATTGAGTGTTATCTTTGATTTCAGCTGCAATGaacctgtgtttaaaaacagctgtttttcctctgctcatcttgcatttttctccaagttactcatgaatatttttcctagtcttagttctcaaaaaaaatgaaaaacctgaTGAAAATCCAAATGTACTTATCTGCCTATCACAAGTGGAGTGGTATGGGGAGTTACTCTTCCTTAGTGTGACAAGGCCAAATAGTGAAGGTTTCTACACTGTTATACAAAAAAAGGCTGATTTGCTAACTACAGAACTAGTGTTAAAGCTTTCACATAGCCTTCATAAGCTCATGGGGTCACTGTAACATGAGAAGGTTCCCGAGTGAGATGCTTGCGGGAGGTGGTGGCCTCCCAGTCTGTTACTTGCTCTCAGTTGTGGGTCCTCTGAAGATGCTTTGCATGGGGCGGAAAGATGATCTGGTGTCTGAATTGGCATCAAAAATACCTATTTATATAACTCATCCTCCTCCAAACTTCAGAATACTTGACTatcttgtaatattttttcctctctacttGGAAAGGTCACAAATCTAGTACTGCTGACCAACCTCTAGGTACAGAGAAAGCAAGTTTTAAACTCTTTGGGAGCCTTGTAAAGTTGTAAGTGTAGCCACCAAAAGGCAGAATGAATGGAAGTCTACAGGGTCTGTTTCATATCAGCAAATTGAGTTATATTCTCTTGTTTCTATCAGGGTATTCTCTTCAGTAACTACAGCTTTCAGTGTTGACCAAAAAGCATCTGAGTAAAAGACAGTTGGAGATGAAGAAGAATGTGGACAAAGCCTATTTGCCTTTCCTCATCTTCAATTCtaacagaaaagctgcagtttcTCATCTTCCCTAACACAGTATTTCAGGTTTAAGCACATATTTACAGGGTTTTAGAAAGAACTAATTCTCTGTAAATCCTGTGACTCTTGCATGATTGCTGGAGGTAAATAACCTCAGGCAGGGGGGAACCTCAGTGCTTGCAACAACAGAAATTCCTGGCTGGTGAGCTACTCAGTGCTCCTTTTACAGAGTAAAAACCTTGTTGctaaatatttgtaaagcaagCATAAACATACCTCATGCTGACACTTGCTTAGAGGCTTATGTGACTGAGTATTTATGGAAGCATATCAAGGAAATTAAACCCTTGACTAATGTCCAAACAGGTGAATTCAGTGTTTAATTTTGTGCTGGGTGGCCTGCTCTAAGATTCCTGTTTCTAATGTTACTGGAAACtcttggcagcagcactggggttCTACCCCAATGTCACTTGTGAAGACCTGGCTGCATCAAAGAATGTGGCCTTCAGAAAGACCTATCAGCCAGAAGGTTTCTATAAAGACTCTAGGCCACTACTGCACTGTTCACTAATACCTGAGGATCagtcatttccttttccttccccatcccaaCGGACATAGTCCTGTGGTGTATAAGCTTGGATTTTCATTGTTATGGAAACAGACTAAAACTAgagcagacatttaaaaaaaaaaaaaaaaaaactttatagaAAGTGTAGTTGTATGACAGCTTTTGGGAATACCTTGGTCACACTCCACTTTGTGTAAGCAAACAGGGCAAGCCCTACTTCTGCAGTGCTTGATTCCTAGTCTGCCTTCCTGGCAGAGATAAATACCATcaaactgaacaaaaaacaGGACTGACAGTACTAAGCAAAAAGATAGATGAAATGTTAAAGACCAAATATTAGTTATTTCCTTACACCTACGTTTTTGCTATTTTAGCATGTTGGCAGTCCTGCTAAAATACACCAACTCAGAATATCAGATAAAACCAGATATGTGGTATTGTTTCTGGTTTCACGTGAACAGGGCCTGCAGCTCTTTGTGGGAGGGGTTTTACAACCTAGATGTGAGAGCTAACTAGCTAGGTGCATGAATTAACTGTTGCTTTAGCACATCTGGAACTGCAGAAGGCTTCCTGTTTTGCAGATGTGAACACCTCTTCTAAGCGAGTACTTGTTTTAATGGAAGAACAAGTCAAAAGTGCTAAACCAACAACAATAAACTTGTTCTGCTTGCTGTTCTTCTCATTCACTGATCAAAACTTTAGACTTCAAGTGGAGCAAATGAGTATTACCGTGTGCTGATTCTTGAACATAGCTGCCAGCTTCCTATCAACATTTAAAGATTAGACATGTCTACAAAATTTTTTGGAGAGGTCATTGCTGCTGCAGTGTCCCTAGTCTGCCTTGTAACAGTGTGTGACTGCAGAAAGGTGAATCCCTATGCCACTTTTCTGACCTGAAGACAGAGGTAACAAAGAGTAGGAATATGAAAAGTTCTGAAACCTGGGGTTCTTGCAGACTGATAAACTAGAAATGAGGGTGATGGTCAAGAAAACTATCGCTGCAAAAGTGTCACTTAAAGCTCCTGTAAAATCCAGAAATCAAATCCATCAGTTTAGCGGCTTAGAGAAAAGGCCGTATTTCAACCTGTATAAAACCTCAAAGATCAAACTGCACTCATCCCTAAAGGTCCTACGCTTTCAAACCAAGCATGTTCTGAAAATGTACTGaatcataaaattaaaagaagtcTCTCTGAATTGGCTTGTATTACAGATTTGCCTCTACAAGTAACAACTGAAGTGCTAATTACAACAAATACTTAggtgttcatttttaaaaggatttcaACCTTTCTACAGCATGCTGTAATTTAGTCTGATTAAAGTAAAAGCAATCTAGCATTGTGAGTACAGTCACTAAATACAAatttagttgaaaaaaaatcttaaaatgagATTTGGCTACCAAAATCTAATCTAATTTATAAAATCTTAGACATGATGAAGACAGAGCTTATTTAATAACACAAAAGCAGCTCAGAACACTGGGATTTGGCTGATGGTGCCTTTAGTTGTGGTACCTTTCAccttatttttcaagaaagcaggaaactaaaatgaaagttaaaatgaaacagaagactctgtcttttaaaatatgcatgaaTTGCTTTGGACGtgcaaattctattttttttccccgtatTTCACCCAGCAAGGTGTCTTTGTTATTTTAGTTCCTGgcatgtttgttatttttttcactcttaaaAGTACTGCGGAGGGCTATATACACCTGTATACCAAACAGACATTGCCTATCCTCAaatgttttaatgcttttggaGGGACTCATAGAAGCTGAAGGTCTGCtaactttaaaaggaaaataaagcattgcCTTATGCAGTGCACTTTCTGACATAATCAACTATTTAGCAAACTGACTCTTCTGATATTACTGAGCTTAACATTAAATACATGAACAGAAACTTTACATTTTGACTATGTGAAATAAATTCTAACTTTTCCTGAGGTGTGGTGCAGATGAAGGAACAAATTTGAGTGATCCTGTAGGAATTTAGCTCTTTTCCATCCACCCTTACCTTGTTAGTGTCCCCAAGGTGTGTTGCAAGTCTCACTGATGAAATTGAGTAGCTTTGTCCAGGCATCCATCCTCTGTCCGGCAGCCTGAGCGTGCgctggagctgtgctgaacCTGCTGGGGATTGTGAGGGCAGCGGGCCCCTGAGCTGAGGTGCGCAGCGGTGCACAGGTACTTGTTTGTACAGTTGTGCCTGCACCACCTCCCACTTGCTGGTTCTTAAAGTGGCACAATCCTTTTCAAAGCGAGGGTAGCAGTTCTGCCTTGACCATGGTTTGCTCGGGATCAGTAAAACAACGCTCTGCTTATTCACATGTGCTTGAGCTGCTGCTTTAGGAGACAGGCACTTGGAGGTGATCAGTGATGgctattttttttgtgcagaaaaGTAAGTCTTTCTctgtaaaaatcatatttactCAAAGTCAATATTCAGATAATAACCAGTCAGAAGCTGAGTTACTAACTGAGAGCACAGGTGGCCTTCAGAGTATGAAGGCTGACACCCACCCCTAAGGCTGTTGCAGGTTCAGGGGGTTCAGCCACCCAACTCCCAACAATGTAGTTTGCTTCAACATTTGCTACTTGTGAGCTTAActttaagtatttgaaaaatcatggctgTGTTATCTATTACAGGGAGTAAAAAGCACATGGAAACCCTTTCAGGGGCTTTGCTATGCAGTTCAGGCTCTATGCCAAGTTCAGGCTCTACGCCACACTGGTGTGGAGGTGGTATTGCAGAGCCCCTAAGAACCGACCCTCATACCTGTACTCAGTGCCCCAGCGTCATGACCATCACCTTTGGAAGTGGTGCTCTCCATGGGCTGAGATATTTGAACCGCATCAGTTTGGCTTGTCAGCACACTGGGTGGTGTTGATGTACACCCACAAGCGCTGGTACTTTCACATAAGGCACAGCTGGTGTTCAAGGTTAGAATCTCGCAGGttaggtttttaaaatattttcataaaggTTTCAGACAATAATATTGAAGTAATCATTAATGATTGCTCTAGCCTTGggcatttctgtctttctacAAATCAAAGGATTCTGTGCTGCCCTCTCAGTCAGATTTTGGAAAAGGATGAAATAAGTGTCCAAATGCTGTACTGATTGGCTTTTCAGGTTGGGACCACTGGTTCCAGACCTGTCTGCTGTTGGCAGGGTTGCTGGAGGGACTGAATTGAGGCAGGGGTGAAAAGTATTTGCTTTGGTTGAGGTTTTACATCCTCATCTGGTACCACAAGTAGAGTGACTGGACAGGGTTGGCATCTTTAGCTGCAGGTAACACTTAAGTGCCTTACCCTCTCCCTGGGAAGTCCATGGGGGAAAATACCCAAATATCGGGCAAACGCTTCTGCCATGGCACATGTTCACTAGATacccattttcttttatgtacttgcaatttgttctgattttgaaaTGATTCTGTAACCCCTGTAGATAAGCAAGGCGATATTCTGATACTGAAGCTTAAGTTTCCAAGATAGGAGACATAAAATAAGAACTtaccatgtctttaaaagtTGGTGGGGGTCAAACTTCATTCTCAGGCTGATGTTAATCGTTGTAAGCTTCCTAAGCCGTATTGAAATACGATGAGTGGAAAACTACTGCACGAGGTGATGCCTGTGCTCCTGTTTCCTTGTGCTTGTGGCAGAGGTAGTTTCACAACAGGAGTCACGCAAGGCTGAAGGCTGTGGGCGGGTGAGCTGGTGGGTGCAGACATGTACCGGTAAactgtaaaacatttctgagtaAGAATGTAATTTGAAAGTGAAACAGTGCCTGCGAACTCTTGATTCCCCATTTTACCTCGGCATACCTGTTTCAAACTGGGTTAGCATAGCAACATAATAGTCTACCTAGACCTAATATGAAAGGATCCAATGTTTTACATTGTGACTGTGATGCCCAGAAACAGTGCTCTAGTTAACAGCTTGTGGATCTTACCAAATGCTAAAGAGATGTATTGGATAAATGGAGGACGTTGCtctaaaaacatttctttttataggTTTGGATAACTACCATTCCAGGAACAGGGAAGAAGTCCTATTTCATATGCATTGTTGCGATGAAGAATCTGAATATTACCAGAGTGAATAATTAGGTACCTTGTGGAGGCAAACCACCTGCAGACACCAAATTGTTCAAGCAGAAAGGTGTCTTGGTCTGACATTGGTCCTGTAGAGTTAATCATCTGAAGTAAATACCTGTAAGACAAATTGCTTGGTTTGCAGAGAATGACAGTAAGAGTGATTTGCAGGCCATGACAACAAGCAAAGAGCTGAACAGAGGCCAGGAAGATTGGTATCTTTCCATAGAGCAGGTGGTGAGAATGTGTACCCAAATATTCCAGTAATTGAATTTAAGCCAGCTCAGCAATGCCATTCACAGCCAGTTGCTGCTCTGGAATTGCAGGGATGTGCATGGCTATGGGGCTGCAAAGCAGACCCCTCTCTGGCCCCAGCATTTGCACCAGCTG
This Oxyura jamaicensis isolate SHBP4307 breed ruddy duck chromosome 6, BPBGC_Ojam_1.0, whole genome shotgun sequence DNA region includes the following protein-coding sequences:
- the LOC118169108 gene encoding pulmonary surfactant-associated protein A-like isoform X3 — encoded protein: MSGFKSLPGKEMGDVILQLEDRISKLERVLHLEGIITASEGKIFATDGKTADFHATVKKCAEAGGSIATPRNAGENDAILYFVKHFNKYLLQMINSTGPMSDQDTFLLEQFGVCRWFASTSSPAHSLQPCVTPVVKLPLPQAQGNRSTGITSCSSFPLIVFQYGLGSLQRLTSA